From one Streptomyces mobaraensis genomic stretch:
- a CDS encoding beta-ketoacyl-[acyl-carrier-protein] synthase family protein, which translates to MVSCLGDLDSTYEALLAGRGGVSELRYGAPDKLNVHYAYGIDEPDGEDGLRLAGRWLARCVAGALRDAGVDPARRRVAVIVGTGLRELRAVEQWHGDGAPMRAARLHFDEAVRSVAPDVTEVHTIANACAASGYALGLAADLLELGEADAVVAAGCDAMTESMLAIIGRVTEHPSDAVRPFDADRRGVLLGEGAVAVVLERPGDISRPPLGVLRGVGLKCDAFHETAPDRAGIVATIREAHERAGVDSGQVDLVLAHGTSTALNDPTEAAALLEVFGPDGPPVTAIKGAVGHTSGGAALMSLLVALEAIRTGQVPPVVGLSTPIPEAAELRLVHGGPLASRPRVAQINAFGFGGVNAVAIVEAGDAQ; encoded by the coding sequence ATGGTTAGTTGCCTCGGTGATCTCGATTCGACGTACGAGGCGCTGCTCGCCGGGCGCGGCGGCGTCAGCGAGCTGCGGTACGGCGCTCCCGACAAGCTCAACGTCCACTACGCCTACGGCATCGACGAGCCGGACGGGGAGGACGGCCTCCGCCTGGCCGGCCGCTGGCTGGCACGGTGCGTCGCCGGGGCGCTGCGCGACGCGGGGGTCGACCCGGCCCGGCGCCGCGTGGCCGTGATCGTCGGAACAGGACTGCGGGAGCTGCGCGCCGTGGAGCAGTGGCACGGCGACGGTGCCCCGATGCGCGCGGCGCGGCTGCACTTCGACGAGGCGGTACGGTCCGTCGCGCCGGACGTCACCGAGGTACACACGATCGCCAACGCCTGCGCCGCGTCCGGCTACGCGCTGGGCCTCGCGGCCGACCTGCTCGAACTCGGCGAGGCCGACGCGGTGGTCGCCGCCGGCTGCGACGCGATGACGGAGAGCATGCTCGCCATCATCGGGCGGGTGACCGAGCACCCCTCGGACGCGGTGCGTCCCTTCGACGCCGACCGGCGCGGGGTACTGCTCGGCGAGGGCGCGGTCGCCGTGGTCCTGGAGCGCCCGGGCGACATCTCCCGGCCGCCGCTCGGCGTGCTGCGCGGTGTCGGCTTGAAGTGCGACGCGTTCCACGAGACGGCACCCGACCGTGCCGGGATCGTCGCGACGATACGGGAGGCTCACGAACGCGCGGGAGTCGACAGCGGCCAGGTCGACCTCGTCCTGGCGCACGGTACGTCGACGGCTCTCAACGACCCGACCGAAGCGGCGGCGCTGCTGGAGGTGTTCGGGCCGGACGGGCCGCCGGTCACCGCGATCAAGGGGGCCGTCGGCCACACCTCGGGTGGCGCCGCGCTCATGAGCCTGCTCGTCGCGCTGGAGGCGATCCGCACCGGACAGGTGCCCCCGGTCGTGGGGCTGAGCACTCCCATCCCCGAGGCCGCGGAGCTCCGTCTCGTCCATGGAGGGCCCTTGGCGTCACGGCCGCGCGTGGCCCAGATCAACGCATTCGGCTTCGGCGGGGTCAATGCCGTGGCGATCGTGGAGGCCGGCGATGCCCAGTAA
- a CDS encoding beta-ketoacyl synthase N-terminal-like domain-containing protein, with the protein MPSNNQWPAVDGWAVHVPGHTEERLPGSPAEPACGPEDARRVLGRKGLLGKEPATRLALCAVHRALGLPPARPSEPLPGAVGTAVVVASNLGNVETVCAIQTEMRAGGSRVVSPLDAPNASSNVIASTIALWYGFTGPNLMVCSGATAGLDAVRLARLVIAAGRARRAVVVGVEPADPVARRLAALRPGTPGALTAAAGCVLLGEPGAWGGTTGVCVGPVTRHRDPLPTEATPDPGLGDLYGAEGVIRLAVAAAGLAAGRLTGPVTVGCGDREDGWARLEVSRASAHGAAS; encoded by the coding sequence ATGCCCAGTAACAACCAGTGGCCGGCCGTCGACGGCTGGGCGGTCCACGTACCCGGTCATACCGAGGAGCGGCTTCCCGGTTCGCCGGCCGAGCCGGCCTGCGGCCCTGAGGACGCCCGGCGGGTGCTGGGCCGCAAGGGGCTGCTGGGCAAGGAGCCCGCGACCCGGCTCGCGCTGTGCGCCGTCCACCGCGCCCTCGGCCTGCCGCCGGCGCGGCCGTCCGAACCGCTCCCGGGCGCCGTCGGCACCGCTGTGGTCGTGGCCTCCAACCTCGGCAACGTCGAGACCGTGTGCGCCATCCAGACCGAGATGCGCGCGGGCGGCAGTCGCGTGGTCAGCCCGCTGGACGCCCCCAACGCCTCCAGCAACGTCATCGCGAGCACCATCGCCCTGTGGTACGGGTTCACCGGACCCAACCTGATGGTGTGCAGTGGCGCCACGGCCGGGCTGGACGCGGTGCGGCTGGCCCGCCTCGTGATCGCCGCGGGCCGTGCCCGGCGCGCGGTGGTGGTGGGTGTGGAGCCCGCCGACCCGGTGGCACGGCGCCTGGCGGCCCTGCGCCCGGGCACGCCGGGCGCGCTGACCGCGGCGGCCGGCTGCGTGCTGCTCGGCGAGCCGGGGGCGTGGGGCGGGACGACCGGCGTATGCGTCGGTCCGGTCACCCGCCACCGTGACCCGCTGCCCACCGAGGCCACCCCCGATCCCGGCCTGGGTGATCTCTACGGCGCCGAGGGCGTCATACGCCTCGCGGTGGCCGCGGCCGGGCTGGCCGCCGGGCGGCTCACCGGCCCCGTCACCGTGGGCTGCGGCGACCGCGAGGACGGCTGGGCCCGCCTTGAGGTCTCCCGTGCCTCGGCGCACGGAGCCGCGTCATGA
- a CDS encoding beta-ketoacyl synthase N-terminal-like domain-containing protein has product MTTAPERTAPAAGSASGVLAITGFGVLSGAGIGPEPLASAVARPAQPADVSGMFEEPLPRDDAYALVDFRVRDHLGRKGTSFFDRSTSLGLVACQAALADTDLRVDDGNRARIGIALGTTAGSAKSTSDYSRDTFTQERPYLVNPLLFPNAVMNCAAGQAGIWFDLKGPNATVAGGPLAMLNVLRYSRNLINCGYGDALLAGAVEEFSPHSAWALHYAQADDGGTVPCGEGAAVFVIESAEAVRAAGRRPDAEVLATEVGVFEPPGSGTSFTDGLALCLRRALERSGVSASDVTTVVGAANGMTRLDEAEAAAVRAVLGDDVPRLRVKEATGEAFSASGAFQLAALLARHRAEPARDGELSVIVSRSRDGAAGAAVVRGWSRADGDDG; this is encoded by the coding sequence ATGACGACGGCACCAGAGCGCACGGCCCCCGCCGCGGGTTCCGCCTCCGGCGTGCTGGCCATCACCGGCTTCGGGGTACTGTCCGGGGCCGGGATCGGGCCGGAGCCGCTGGCCTCCGCCGTGGCCCGCCCGGCACAACCGGCGGACGTCAGCGGGATGTTCGAGGAACCGCTGCCCCGCGACGATGCGTACGCGCTGGTGGACTTCCGGGTCCGCGACCACCTCGGCCGCAAGGGCACCTCGTTCTTCGATCGCAGCACCTCGCTCGGCCTGGTCGCCTGCCAGGCCGCCCTGGCCGACACGGACCTGCGCGTCGACGACGGGAACCGCGCCCGTATCGGCATCGCGCTCGGCACGACCGCGGGCAGCGCCAAGTCCACCAGCGACTACAGCCGCGACACCTTCACCCAGGAGCGGCCGTACCTGGTCAATCCGCTGCTCTTCCCCAACGCCGTGATGAACTGCGCGGCCGGGCAGGCCGGCATCTGGTTCGACCTCAAGGGGCCGAACGCCACCGTCGCCGGCGGGCCGCTCGCCATGCTCAATGTCCTCCGGTACAGCCGGAACCTGATCAACTGCGGTTACGGCGACGCCCTGCTGGCCGGGGCGGTCGAGGAGTTCAGCCCGCACTCCGCGTGGGCCCTGCACTACGCGCAGGCCGACGACGGCGGCACCGTGCCGTGCGGCGAGGGCGCGGCGGTGTTCGTCATCGAGAGCGCCGAGGCGGTACGTGCCGCAGGCCGCCGGCCGGACGCGGAAGTACTCGCCACCGAAGTGGGCGTCTTCGAACCGCCCGGGTCCGGGACGTCGTTCACCGACGGCCTCGCGCTGTGCCTGAGGCGGGCTCTGGAGCGGAGCGGGGTGTCCGCCTCCGACGTCACCACCGTCGTCGGGGCGGCCAACGGCATGACCCGGCTCGACGAGGCCGAGGCCGCCGCGGTACGCGCCGTACTCGGTGACGACGTGCCGAGGCTGCGGGTCAAGGAGGCGACGGGTGAGGCGTTCAGCGCGTCCGGCGCCTTCCAGCTCGCCGCGCTTCTCGCCCGCCACCGTGCCGAACCGGCGCGCGACGGCGAGCTCTCGGTGATCGTCAGCCGGTCCCGCGACGGGGCGGCCGGCGCGGCGGTCGTCAGGGGGTGGAGCCGTGCCGACGGTGATGACGGGTAG